The Microbacterium paraoxydans genome includes a window with the following:
- a CDS encoding vitamin K epoxide reductase family protein — protein MSEQRTRPVVYAVWLIIASVIGWYAAFQLTVEKFALLEKPQEALGCDLSPFIQCSVNLQSWQGSVFGFPNPIIGLTGWMAPLVVGVAILAGARFPRWFWAAFGAGITFAFGLVCWLIAQSLYSLFVLCPWCMVTWAVTIPTFFATMVHLARNGTFTSNAKVRARAEKLMPWVPLATVIAYALIIFLAQLQGLDFLGEMAKILF, from the coding sequence ATGAGCGAGCAGCGCACCCGCCCCGTCGTCTATGCCGTGTGGTTGATCATCGCGAGCGTCATCGGCTGGTACGCCGCCTTCCAGCTCACCGTCGAGAAGTTCGCACTGCTGGAGAAGCCGCAGGAAGCGCTCGGGTGCGATCTCAGCCCGTTCATCCAGTGCAGCGTCAACCTGCAGTCGTGGCAGGGATCGGTGTTCGGCTTCCCGAACCCGATCATCGGTCTCACCGGCTGGATGGCGCCGCTCGTCGTCGGCGTCGCGATCCTCGCCGGGGCGCGGTTCCCGCGGTGGTTCTGGGCGGCGTTCGGGGCGGGCATCACCTTCGCCTTCGGCCTCGTGTGCTGGTTGATCGCGCAGAGCCTGTACAGCCTCTTCGTGCTCTGCCCCTGGTGCATGGTCACCTGGGCCGTGACGATCCCCACCTTCTTCGCCACGATGGTCCATCTGGCCCGCAACGGCACCTTCACAAGCAACGCGAAGGTCCGAGCGCGCGCCGAGAAGCTCATGCCGTGGGTGCCGCTGGCGACCGTCATCGCGTACGCGCTCATCATCTTCCTCGCGCAGCTGCAGGGACTCGACTTCCTCGGCGAGATGGCGAAGATCCTCTTCTGA
- the ndk gene encoding nucleoside-diphosphate kinase — MATEETLVLVKPDGVARGLTGTILARIEAKGYALVDIRLVEPDRDLLAAHYAEHEGKPFYEPLLEFMMSGPSVAIRLAGNRVIEGFRSLAGTTDPTTAAPGTIRGDFGRDWGLQVQQNLVHGSDSPESAARELGIWFD; from the coding sequence ATGGCCACCGAAGAAACCCTCGTCCTCGTCAAGCCGGACGGTGTCGCCCGCGGCCTCACCGGCACGATCCTCGCCCGCATCGAGGCGAAGGGATACGCCCTCGTCGACATCCGCCTCGTCGAGCCCGACCGCGACCTGCTCGCCGCGCACTACGCCGAGCACGAGGGCAAGCCGTTCTACGAGCCCCTGCTCGAGTTCATGATGTCCGGCCCCTCGGTGGCGATCCGTCTCGCCGGCAACCGTGTCATCGAGGGCTTCCGCTCTCTCGCCGGCACGACCGACCCCACGACCGCCGCGCCCGGCACCATCCGTGGTGACTTCGGTCGCGACTGGGGGCTCCAGGTGCAGCAGAACCTCGTGCACGGCTCGGACAGCCCCGAGTCGGCCGCCCGCGAGCTGGGCATCTGGTTCGACTGA
- a CDS encoding DUF4233 domain-containing protein: protein MSAAAAPRRPRAPRTLVQKLAPVVLGFEAIVVFLVGLTIFGLKALPAGIEQWWGIVGGAVVAVACVVIAGMITKPWAIPAGWIVQIVVALSAIAVPAVLLVVLIFGGMWAYATIMGARLDARRPSGAPTAQNADTESE, encoded by the coding sequence ATGAGTGCCGCCGCCGCCCCGCGTCGACCGCGCGCCCCGCGCACCCTCGTGCAGAAGCTCGCCCCGGTGGTGCTCGGCTTCGAGGCGATCGTCGTCTTCCTCGTCGGCCTCACCATCTTCGGCCTGAAGGCTCTGCCGGCGGGCATCGAGCAGTGGTGGGGGATCGTGGGCGGTGCCGTCGTGGCCGTGGCCTGCGTCGTCATCGCGGGCATGATCACGAAGCCCTGGGCGATCCCCGCCGGGTGGATCGTGCAGATCGTGGTCGCGTTGTCGGCCATCGCCGTCCCTGCGGTGCTTCTCGTCGTCCTGATTTTCGGCGGCATGTGGGCGTATGCGACCATCATGGGGGCACGCCTGGACGCACGACGCCCGAGCGGGGCTCCGACCGCGCAGAACGCAGACACAGAGAGTGAATGA
- a CDS encoding bifunctional folylpolyglutamate synthase/dihydrofolate synthase — MSARDRADAVYETLLSRAGERWVQPRKERTARILEYLDDPQRTYRVIHITGTNGKTSTARMIESLLRAHDLRTGLFTSPHLERFTERIMIDGEPISDEAVADAWDEIEPFVGIVDAELEAAGEAPLTFFELLTVLAFVAVADAPVDVLVLEVGMGGEWDSTNTADGDVAVFAPIDIDHADRLGSTIAEIAQVKAGIIKEGAAVVSAHQPAEAAEVLRRVAAERHATIAFEGEDFGLAEQKLAVGGQLLTIRGLAGQYEEEYLPLYGAHQGHNAALAVAAVESLIGGAGQAIAGGVISDGLQGSTSPGRLQLLGIAPTVIVDAAHNPHGAAALAQALDDSFDFDEWGLVLGVLADKDAAGIVARLAPAAAHVFATAPESDRASDADLIADLVEQAGRRATVHPSLADAADAAREWAASSDRRAVVIAGSVVLAGEAIALSEEEDWKSGWRA, encoded by the coding sequence ATGAGTGCGAGAGACCGGGCCGACGCCGTCTACGAGACGCTGCTGAGCCGTGCCGGGGAACGCTGGGTGCAGCCACGCAAGGAGCGGACGGCGCGGATCCTCGAGTACCTCGACGATCCGCAGCGCACCTACCGCGTCATCCACATCACCGGCACCAACGGCAAGACGTCGACCGCGCGGATGATCGAGAGCCTGCTGCGTGCCCATGACCTGCGCACCGGCCTGTTCACGAGCCCGCACCTGGAGCGCTTCACGGAGCGCATCATGATCGACGGCGAGCCGATCTCCGATGAGGCCGTCGCCGACGCCTGGGACGAGATCGAGCCGTTCGTGGGGATCGTCGACGCCGAGCTCGAGGCGGCGGGGGAGGCCCCGCTGACGTTCTTCGAGCTCCTCACGGTCCTCGCCTTCGTCGCGGTCGCCGACGCACCCGTCGACGTGCTCGTGCTCGAGGTCGGCATGGGCGGGGAGTGGGACTCCACGAACACCGCCGACGGCGACGTGGCGGTGTTCGCTCCGATCGACATCGACCACGCGGACCGCCTGGGAAGCACGATCGCCGAGATCGCCCAGGTCAAGGCCGGCATCATCAAGGAGGGCGCCGCCGTCGTCTCCGCCCACCAGCCCGCCGAGGCCGCCGAGGTGCTGCGCCGCGTGGCCGCGGAGCGCCATGCCACCATCGCCTTCGAAGGCGAGGACTTCGGGCTCGCCGAGCAGAAGCTCGCCGTCGGCGGTCAGCTCCTCACCATCCGGGGCCTCGCGGGGCAGTACGAGGAGGAGTACCTGCCGCTGTACGGCGCGCACCAGGGCCACAACGCCGCGCTGGCCGTCGCCGCCGTCGAGTCGCTCATCGGCGGCGCCGGCCAGGCGATCGCCGGCGGCGTGATCTCCGACGGACTCCAGGGCAGCACGTCTCCCGGCCGCCTGCAGCTCCTCGGCATCGCTCCCACCGTCATCGTCGACGCCGCGCACAACCCGCACGGCGCCGCGGCGCTCGCCCAGGCGCTGGACGACAGCTTCGACTTCGACGAGTGGGGCCTGGTGCTCGGCGTCCTCGCGGACAAGGACGCAGCGGGGATCGTCGCGCGGCTCGCGCCGGCCGCCGCGCACGTCTTCGCGACCGCGCCGGAGTCGGACCGCGCCAGCGATGCCGACCTCATCGCCGATCTCGTCGAACAGGCCGGACGGCGCGCCACCGTGCACCCGTCCCTCGCAGACGCCGCGGACGCGGCCCGGGAATGGGCGGCCTCGTCGGATCGTCGGGCCGTGGTCATCGCCGGCTCCGTCGTGCTCGCGGGCGAGGCGATCGCGCTCTCCGAAGAGGAGGACTGGAAGTCGGGGTGGCGCGCATGA
- the ileS gene encoding isoleucine--tRNA ligase produces the protein MTYPRSSFGPAADQATTVAPSPRFPQIEEEVLDFWKTDDTFRASIEQREGAPEWVFYDGPPFANGLPHYGHLLTGYAKDVFPRFQTMIGHKVDRVFGWDTHGLPAELEAMKQLGITEKSEIEEMGIDVFNEKARSSVLKYTREWEDYVTRQARWVDFERGYKTLDLGYMESVLWAFKTLYDKGLAYEGYRVLPYCWRDETPLSAHELRMDDDVYQMRQDPSVTVTFPLTGAKAEALGLTGVRALAWTTTPWTLPTNLALAVGPDIEYVVLPAGPAGASDVHQGRAAPSADQLAVEASAHRYLLAKDLLGGYAKDLGYESPEDALAAVDATLRGAELADVTYDRLFDYYADEETYGTGNAWRILVDDYVTTTDGTGIVHQAPAYGEDDQRVAGAAGIPTILSLDDGGRFLPNVTDVAGELWMDANTPLVRIIRDNGRLVRLQSYEHSYPHCWRCRNPLIYKAVSSWFIRVTDIKDDLLANNEQITWVPENVKEGQFGKWLEGARDWSISRNRYWGSPIPIWKSDDPEYPRVDAYGSLEELERDFGTLPRNPEGEVDLHRPYIDDLTRPNPDDPTGKSTMRRIGDVFDVWFDSGSMPYAQVHYPFENQEWFDSHSPADFIVEYIGQTRGWFYVMHVLSTALFNRPAFTGVSCHGIVLGSDGYKMSKSLRNYPDVSEVLDRDGSDAMRWFLMSSAVLRGGNLIVTEEGIRSGVREFLLPLWNSWYFFATYANASTGSAPQGGGYEASWRTDSTDVLDRYILARLGDLVREVRADLEGLDSTTASARLRDFGEVLTNWYIRRSRDRFWVGVTDDPKSREAFDTLYTVLETLCRVAAPLVPLISERVWQGLTGGRSVHLQDWPDADQFPAADEIRDAMDAVRELSSVGNALRKKEKLRVRLPLARLTVVSPLAGDLGQFEDILREELNVKTVELVPLTDEAAGEYGISHRLSVNARAAGPRLGKDVQKAIQAARSGDWSETDGVVTAGGIELEPAEYDLVLETTGRPEGEALAIVPSGGFVLLDTDTTPELEAEGIARDAIRVVQEARKNAGLDVSDRIVLALNAAPAEAAALETHADLIAAETLAVAFAVQPTDDLDRLVDEVTSPGDGVHRSGAKALGAGKAPLLVTIDTNLEKVGA, from the coding sequence ATGACCTACCCGCGCTCCTCCTTCGGCCCCGCCGCCGACCAGGCCACCACTGTGGCGCCGAGCCCCCGCTTCCCGCAGATCGAGGAGGAGGTGCTCGACTTCTGGAAGACCGACGACACCTTCCGCGCCTCCATCGAGCAGCGCGAAGGCGCTCCCGAGTGGGTGTTCTACGACGGCCCTCCCTTCGCGAACGGTCTGCCGCACTACGGCCACCTGCTCACGGGCTACGCGAAGGACGTGTTCCCGCGCTTCCAGACCATGATCGGGCACAAGGTCGACCGCGTCTTCGGATGGGACACCCACGGGCTCCCCGCCGAGCTCGAGGCGATGAAGCAGCTCGGGATCACCGAGAAGAGCGAGATCGAGGAGATGGGGATCGACGTCTTCAACGAGAAGGCGCGCTCCTCGGTCCTGAAGTACACGCGGGAGTGGGAGGACTACGTCACCCGCCAGGCCCGGTGGGTGGACTTCGAGCGCGGCTACAAGACGCTCGACCTCGGCTACATGGAGAGCGTGCTCTGGGCCTTCAAGACCCTGTACGACAAGGGGCTCGCCTACGAGGGCTACCGTGTGCTCCCGTACTGCTGGCGCGATGAGACGCCGTTGTCCGCCCACGAGCTGCGCATGGACGACGACGTCTACCAGATGCGACAGGACCCGTCGGTCACGGTCACCTTCCCGCTCACCGGCGCCAAGGCCGAGGCGCTCGGGCTCACCGGCGTGCGCGCCCTCGCCTGGACGACGACCCCGTGGACCCTGCCGACCAACCTCGCGCTCGCCGTGGGGCCGGACATCGAGTACGTCGTGCTGCCCGCCGGTCCCGCCGGCGCCTCCGACGTGCACCAGGGGCGCGCCGCTCCCTCGGCCGACCAGCTCGCGGTCGAGGCCTCTGCGCACCGCTACCTGCTCGCGAAGGATCTGCTCGGCGGGTACGCCAAGGATCTCGGTTACGAGAGCCCGGAGGACGCGCTCGCCGCGGTCGACGCCACGCTGCGCGGTGCGGAGCTGGCCGACGTCACCTACGACCGCCTGTTCGACTACTACGCGGACGAGGAGACCTACGGCACGGGGAACGCCTGGCGCATCCTCGTCGACGACTACGTCACCACCACCGACGGCACCGGCATCGTCCACCAAGCACCCGCCTACGGTGAGGACGACCAGCGCGTCGCCGGCGCTGCGGGCATCCCGACGATCCTGTCCCTCGACGACGGCGGGCGCTTCCTCCCGAACGTCACGGATGTCGCGGGCGAGCTGTGGATGGACGCGAACACCCCGCTCGTGCGGATCATCCGCGACAACGGTCGCCTGGTCCGGCTGCAGAGCTACGAGCACTCCTACCCGCACTGCTGGCGCTGCCGGAACCCCCTCATCTACAAGGCCGTGTCGAGCTGGTTCATCCGGGTCACCGACATCAAGGACGACCTCCTCGCGAACAACGAGCAGATCACCTGGGTGCCGGAGAACGTGAAGGAGGGGCAGTTCGGCAAGTGGCTCGAGGGCGCCCGCGACTGGTCGATCAGCCGCAACCGCTACTGGGGCTCGCCCATCCCGATCTGGAAGAGCGACGACCCGGAGTACCCGCGCGTCGACGCCTACGGCTCGCTGGAGGAGCTGGAGCGCGACTTCGGCACGCTGCCGCGCAACCCCGAGGGCGAGGTGGACCTGCACCGCCCCTACATCGACGATCTGACCAGGCCGAACCCCGACGACCCCACGGGCAAGAGCACGATGCGGCGCATCGGCGACGTCTTCGACGTGTGGTTCGACTCCGGCTCGATGCCCTACGCCCAGGTGCACTATCCGTTCGAGAACCAGGAGTGGTTCGACTCGCACTCCCCGGCCGACTTCATCGTGGAGTACATCGGCCAGACCCGCGGCTGGTTCTACGTCATGCACGTGCTCTCGACGGCGTTGTTCAACCGCCCGGCGTTCACGGGCGTCAGCTGCCACGGCATCGTGCTCGGCAGCGACGGCTACAAGATGTCGAAGTCGCTGCGGAACTACCCCGACGTGTCCGAGGTTCTGGACCGCGACGGGTCCGACGCGATGCGCTGGTTCCTGATGTCGAGCGCAGTGCTCCGTGGCGGCAACCTCATCGTCACCGAGGAGGGCATCCGGTCCGGCGTGCGGGAGTTCCTGCTGCCGCTGTGGAACTCGTGGTACTTCTTCGCGACGTATGCGAATGCTTCGACAGGCTCGGCACCCCAGGGAGGCGGGTACGAGGCGTCGTGGCGCACCGACTCGACCGACGTCCTCGACCGGTACATCCTCGCGCGGCTGGGCGACCTCGTCCGCGAGGTCCGGGCCGATCTGGAGGGTCTGGACTCGACCACCGCGTCCGCGCGACTGCGCGACTTCGGCGAGGTGCTGACGAACTGGTACATCCGCCGTTCGCGCGACCGGTTCTGGGTGGGCGTGACGGACGACCCGAAGAGCCGCGAGGCGTTCGACACCCTGTACACCGTGCTGGAGACGCTGTGCCGCGTGGCCGCGCCGCTCGTCCCGCTGATCAGCGAGCGCGTGTGGCAGGGTCTCACCGGCGGGCGCAGCGTGCACCTGCAGGACTGGCCGGATGCGGATCAGTTCCCTGCCGCCGACGAGATCCGCGACGCCATGGATGCCGTCCGTGAGCTGTCGAGCGTCGGCAACGCGCTGCGCAAGAAGGAGAAGCTGCGCGTGCGCCTGCCGCTCGCACGGCTCACGGTGGTCTCTCCGCTCGCGGGCGACCTCGGCCAGTTCGAGGACATCCTCCGCGAGGAGCTCAACGTGAAGACCGTCGAGCTCGTCCCGCTGACCGATGAGGCAGCCGGGGAGTATGGCATCAGCCACCGGCTGAGCGTGAACGCCCGCGCCGCGGGTCCGCGCCTCGGCAAGGACGTGCAGAAGGCCATCCAGGCCGCGCGCTCGGGTGACTGGTCCGAGACCGACGGCGTCGTGACCGCCGGCGGCATCGAGCTGGAGCCCGCCGAGTACGACCTCGTCCTCGAGACCACGGGTCGCCCCGAGGGGGAGGCCCTGGCCATCGTCCCGTCCGGAGGGTTCGTCCTGCTCGACACCGACACGACGCCGGAGCTGGAAGCCGAGGGCATCGCCCGCGACGCCATCCGCGTCGTGCAGGAGGCGCGCAAGAACGCCGGGCTCGACGTCAGCGACCGGATCGTGCTGGCCCTCAACGCCGCTCCCGCGGAGGCGGCGGCGCTGGAGACCCATGCCGACCTCATCGCCGCCGAGACGCTCGCCGTGGCGTTCGCCGTGCAGCCGACCGACGACCTCGACCGGCTCGTCGACGAGGTCACCAGCCCCGGAGACGGCGTGCATCGGAGCGGGGCGAAGGCCCTCGGGGCCGGGAAGGCGCCGCTCCTCGTCACGATCGACACGAACCTGGAGAAGGTGGGCGCATGA
- a CDS encoding endonuclease domain-containing protein: MNGMRRARLLQAMREVDGVARVERLREYGVSRYDLETAVSERMIQRVRVGWVALPDADPRRVTAAQHGVLLTCVTQARRLGIWVHDERPRLHLAASPGSRGGKPPEARVHWARPLVPRHPDALEDPIENVLSLVSTCEPYEQALATWESALNKGLVDRESLLRLRWGPRARRLLAEALPFADAGLETYLRVRLRWLRLPLRFQTWIAGHRVDALIGERLVLQIDGGTHVGAQRDQDNRHEAELKLRGYHVIRLGYHQVMDEWPAVQDLVMRAVAQGLHRARTA, encoded by the coding sequence ATGAACGGGATGAGGCGGGCACGGCTGCTGCAGGCGATGCGCGAGGTCGACGGAGTCGCGCGGGTCGAGCGGCTCCGGGAATACGGGGTCAGCCGGTACGACCTCGAGACGGCGGTCTCGGAGCGGATGATCCAGCGGGTGCGGGTGGGGTGGGTGGCGCTGCCCGACGCCGATCCGCGTCGGGTGACCGCGGCGCAACACGGTGTTCTGCTGACGTGCGTGACGCAGGCGCGGCGGCTGGGCATCTGGGTGCACGACGAGAGACCGCGCCTTCACCTCGCGGCCAGCCCGGGCAGCCGGGGCGGGAAGCCGCCGGAGGCCCGCGTGCACTGGGCTCGGCCTCTGGTCCCGCGACACCCCGATGCCCTGGAGGACCCGATCGAGAACGTGCTGAGCCTGGTGTCCACGTGCGAGCCGTACGAACAGGCGCTCGCGACCTGGGAGTCGGCATTGAACAAGGGGCTCGTCGATCGAGAGAGCCTGCTCCGACTCCGCTGGGGACCGCGCGCGCGGCGGCTCCTGGCCGAGGCGCTGCCGTTCGCGGATGCGGGGCTCGAGACCTACCTGCGCGTGCGACTGCGCTGGCTCCGGCTGCCGCTGCGCTTCCAGACGTGGATCGCCGGGCACCGAGTGGACGCCCTGATCGGCGAGCGGCTCGTGCTGCAGATCGACGGCGGCACGCATGTCGGAGCCCAGCGCGACCAGGACAACCGCCACGAGGCGGAGCTGAAGCTGCGCGGCTACCACGTCATCCGTCTGGGCTACCACCAGGTGATGGACGAGTGGCCCGCGGTGCAGGACCTCGTCATGCGCGCCGTCGCCCAGGGACTGCATCGTGCTCGCACGGCGTGA
- a CDS encoding pentapeptide repeat-containing protein, with product MPNSPTAPRVSAPDLPPVLEPREAARRADLLAAALELTGTVDLAYATLEQCAVQADADSIDLTGATLLDVDLPEPRIASLRLRNASIRRLRITGGRIGTLDLGDARVAELELRDVRIDYLNLGAARAEDVDVVGCAVRTIDIPQAELTRVRFQATRSDEVDPRGLRAKDVDLRGLDALSYLDVQSLRGTTLSSVQVQQLAPVMAAGLGITVTD from the coding sequence ATGCCGAACTCCCCGACCGCACCCCGTGTGTCCGCGCCCGACCTCCCGCCCGTGCTGGAGCCCCGTGAAGCCGCGCGCCGGGCCGACCTCCTCGCCGCCGCGCTGGAGCTCACGGGCACCGTCGACCTCGCGTACGCCACGCTCGAGCAGTGCGCGGTCCAGGCGGACGCCGACAGCATCGACCTCACCGGGGCCACGCTCCTCGACGTCGACCTGCCCGAACCGCGCATCGCGTCGCTCCGGCTGCGGAACGCGAGCATCCGTCGACTCCGGATCACGGGCGGCCGCATCGGGACCCTCGACCTCGGTGACGCCCGCGTGGCCGAGCTCGAGCTGCGGGACGTGCGCATCGACTACCTGAACCTGGGCGCCGCCCGCGCCGAAGACGTCGACGTCGTGGGATGCGCCGTCCGCACGATCGACATCCCGCAGGCCGAACTGACACGCGTCCGGTTCCAGGCCACGCGCAGCGACGAGGTCGACCCCCGGGGCCTGCGCGCGAAGGACGTGGACCTCCGCGGCCTCGACGCGCTCTCCTACCTCGACGTCCAGAGCCTGCGCGGCACCACGCTCTCGTCGGTGCAGGTGCAGCAGCTCGCCCCGGTGATGGCGGCCGGGCTCGGGATCACCGTCACGGACTGA
- a CDS encoding ATP-binding cassette domain-containing protein, translating to MSAALEVEGLRIAFAGTPVVEDVSFTVDAGECVAIVGESGAGKSLSARALLGLTPPTADVAVDRLRIDGVDAATLTERGWRRLRGTRIGLVSQDALVSLDPLRRIADEIAEPLRLHRLVRGRAALAARVRELLGRVWMPDPDRRARQRPQELSGGLRQRALIASALAGNPAVLVADEPTTALDATVQARILVLLREIADDGTAVVFISHDFAAVRRVADRVLVMKDGRIVESGPVAEVLAAPQHPYTRQLIAATMHEPREERAASSDVVVVAEEVSKAFGGVAAVVDASFTVSAGRTLGIVGESGSGKTTLARMLVGVERPDTGVLRWTGTPRVQLVHQNPLGAFDPRWTVGRSLEEALEAGGVPRGARRKRVAALLAEVGLDASLAARRPAALSGGQRQRAALARALAADPDVLVLDEPVSALDPSVRERVLRLLGRVQEERRLTMVFVSHDLDVVGAVADDVLVMQDGRIVEQGPTAAVFAAPQHPFTRELLAASGPVSP from the coding sequence ATGAGTGCGGCGCTGGAGGTCGAGGGGCTGCGGATCGCCTTCGCGGGGACTCCCGTCGTGGAGGACGTCTCGTTCACGGTGGACGCCGGCGAGTGCGTGGCGATCGTGGGGGAGTCGGGGGCGGGGAAGTCGCTCTCGGCCCGCGCTCTGCTCGGCCTCACGCCGCCGACGGCAGACGTCGCCGTCGACCGGCTCCGCATCGACGGGGTGGACGCCGCCACCCTGACCGAGCGCGGCTGGCGGCGGCTCCGGGGGACCAGGATCGGCCTCGTCTCGCAGGACGCCCTCGTGTCACTGGACCCGTTGCGACGGATCGCGGACGAGATCGCCGAGCCGCTGCGGCTGCACCGCCTCGTGCGCGGGCGCGCGGCCCTCGCCGCGCGGGTGCGGGAGCTTCTCGGACGGGTGTGGATGCCCGACCCCGACCGCCGTGCACGGCAGCGTCCGCAGGAGCTCTCCGGAGGATTGCGGCAGCGCGCGCTCATCGCCTCGGCGCTCGCCGGGAACCCCGCGGTGCTCGTCGCTGATGAGCCCACCACGGCCCTGGACGCGACCGTGCAGGCCCGGATCCTCGTGCTGCTGCGGGAGATCGCCGACGACGGCACCGCCGTGGTGTTCATCAGCCACGACTTCGCGGCCGTGCGGCGGGTGGCGGATCGCGTGCTCGTGATGAAGGACGGCCGGATCGTGGAGTCCGGCCCGGTCGCGGAGGTGCTCGCCGCCCCCCAGCACCCGTACACGCGGCAGCTCATCGCGGCGACGATGCATGAGCCGCGGGAGGAGCGTGCGGCGTCCTCGGACGTCGTGGTCGTCGCCGAGGAGGTGTCCAAGGCGTTCGGCGGGGTGGCCGCCGTCGTCGACGCCTCGTTCACGGTGTCTGCCGGTCGGACGCTGGGCATCGTCGGCGAATCCGGATCGGGCAAGACGACCCTCGCCCGGATGCTGGTGGGCGTCGAGAGGCCGGACACCGGAGTGCTGCGCTGGACCGGAACGCCGCGCGTGCAGCTCGTGCACCAGAACCCGCTCGGCGCCTTCGACCCGCGGTGGACGGTCGGGCGGTCGCTGGAGGAGGCACTGGAGGCGGGAGGGGTGCCGCGTGGTGCGCGTCGGAAGCGGGTGGCGGCGCTGCTCGCGGAGGTCGGGCTCGATGCGAGTCTGGCGGCCCGACGGCCGGCGGCGCTGTCGGGCGGGCAGCGGCAACGGGCGGCCCTGGCCCGCGCTCTCGCGGCGGACCCGGACGTGCTGGTGCTGGACGAGCCCGTCTCCGCCCTCGACCCCTCGGTGCGCGAGCGGGTGCTCCGGCTCCTCGGGCGGGTGCAGGAGGAGCGGCGGCTCACGATGGTCTTCGTCTCCCACGACCTCGACGTCGTCGGCGCCGTCGCGGACGACGTCCTGGTCATGCAGGACGGCCGGATCGTCGAGCAGGGGCCCACGGCGGCGGTGTTCGCGGCGCCGCAGCATCCGTTCACCCGGGAGCTGCTCGCGGCCAGCGGCCCCGTCAGTCCGTGA
- a CDS encoding ABC transporter permease: MSRGQRILLGSAAVVLVVVAVAALWPGLLATHDPLQTEVRAALLPPSAEHLFGTDQSGRDVYSRVVFGAGRSVGIGLLATAIALAAGLLVGALAGMSPRGVDVTLMRINDVLMAFPEFLVALVVVAVLGPGPVNIAIAVTLAAAPVYVRLARVQTRTLRVAEHVEAARILGVPPLRAFRRHVVPGVLGALSVLATIGIGSSILAAAGLSFLGLGPSEPTPEWGLMLAGGRNVLGQAWWVSVFPGLAITLTVVCATVVGRILRARADGRDA, encoded by the coding sequence ATGAGTCGGGGGCAGCGGATCCTGCTGGGCTCCGCCGCGGTCGTGCTGGTCGTGGTCGCCGTCGCCGCCCTGTGGCCGGGGCTGCTCGCCACGCACGATCCGCTGCAGACGGAGGTCCGGGCCGCTCTGCTGCCGCCGAGCGCCGAGCACCTCTTCGGCACCGATCAGAGCGGCCGCGACGTGTACTCCCGCGTGGTGTTCGGCGCGGGGCGCTCGGTCGGGATCGGGCTTCTCGCCACCGCCATCGCCCTCGCCGCGGGCCTGCTCGTGGGGGCGCTCGCCGGCATGTCGCCTCGGGGTGTGGACGTCACGCTCATGCGCATCAACGACGTGCTCATGGCGTTCCCGGAGTTCCTGGTGGCGCTCGTCGTGGTGGCCGTGCTGGGTCCGGGACCGGTGAACATCGCCATCGCGGTGACGCTGGCCGCCGCACCCGTGTACGTGCGCCTCGCCCGCGTGCAGACCAGGACGCTGCGCGTGGCCGAGCATGTCGAGGCCGCCCGGATCCTCGGCGTGCCGCCGCTGCGGGCGTTCCGCCGCCACGTCGTGCCCGGGGTGCTGGGTGCGCTGAGCGTGCTGGCGACCATCGGCATCGGGTCGAGCATCCTCGCCGCCGCCGGACTGAGCTTCCTGGGCCTCGGGCCGTCCGAGCCGACCCCGGAGTGGGGCCTCATGCTCGCCGGCGGGCGCAATGTGCTCGGACAGGCCTGGTGGGTGTCGGTCTTCCCCGGACTCGCGATCACGCTGACGGTGGTGTGCGCGACGGTGGTCGGACGCATCCTCCGAGCGCGGGCGGACGGGAGGGACGCATGA